The Antarcticibacterium flavum genome contains the following window.
TTTATTCTCTCATGCTGCAGTTCTTTGCCAAATATAAATTCTTCGCGATCGTACTATTCATAATGTCCGTTATTATTATCGTGAGCATATACAGCATCCTGAAACCCCAGGAAAAATTACCGGTCTACCAGCCCGATATGGTGAATACAGAACTGGTGGATACCACCGTACAATGGGTACGGAAATACCATAAAATAGCCGACTTCCAGCTTTTAAATCAAAATGGGGATACGATCACACAGGATTTCTATCAGAATAAGATCTATATAGCCGATTTTTTCTTTACAACCTGCCTTGACATTTGTCCAATTATGACAGACCATATGCTGGAGATCCAGGAAAAGATAAAGCAAGATCCTGAAGTGCTCCTGCTTTCTCATACTGTGATCCCTCAACACGATAGTGTGCCGGTCCTTAAAGCCTATGCTCTGGAAAAGGGGATAGATAATTCCAAATGGAACCTGGTAACCGGAGACAAAAAACAAATCTATGATCTTGCCAGGAAGTCATACCTCGCTTCAAAGACAGACGGGGATGGCGGGCCCTACGATATGATACATACAGAGAATTTTGTCCTGATAGATAAATCCCGGCGAATAAGAGGATTCTATGATGGCACAGATCCTAAAGCCATAGACAAACTCCTGGATGATCTAAGGATCTTAAAAGCTGAATATCAAAACTAATACTTTTAGCTTCCTGGTTTTTCTGTCACAGTTTTTTAAGCTACTTTTGCCTTGTTTAAAATCAATCTAAATAAAAATGAAGCTGACTGTTGCTAATCTTAAGCGCGGGCAAAAAGGGATCATTAAAGAATTCTCTGTAGACACAGTGCCTCTTAAGCTGCTGGAAATGGGTTGTCTTCCCGGGAATGAGGTGGAGCTGGTGCAAATGGCACCTTTTCGTGACCCATTATACCTAAATATCAACGGGAGCCACCTTGCGATTAGAAAAGAAACAGCACTTCAAATCGAAATAGATTTAATTCCTTAAAATGGGAAAACAAATTAATGTTGCATTAATTGGAAATCCTAATACAGGTAAGACCTCTGTATTTAACCAGCTCACCGGTCTTAACCAACAGGTGGGTAACTACCCGGGTATTACCGTCGAGAAGAAGGAAGGGGTTTGCAAATTACCGCGTGGGTTAAAGGCGCATATCCTGGACCTACCGGGAACCTACAGCCTGAATGCTTCCTCACTTGATGAGAACGTTGTAATAGAGTTACTGCTGAATAAGAACGACAAGGATTTTCCCGATGTGGCAGTTGTTATAAGCGATATTGAGAACCTTAAGCGCAATCTTCTTCTTTTCACCCAAATAAAAGACCTTGAGATCCCCACGATCCTGGTGATCAATATGGCCGACAGGATGAAGCGTAAAGGTATAAGCCTTGATATCCCTCTCCTGGAGGAACAATTGAATACAAAAATTGCCCTGGTAAGTGCAAGAAAAAATACCGGTATCGAGGAGCTAAAGCAGCTTATACTTAATTATAAAAAACTTCCTACAGAGCCCTGCCTCAATGCTTCGGTAATGGATCCTGAATATTTTGACAGGCTGCGGAAGGCTTTTCCCAATCAGTCACTATACAAATTATGGCTGGTGATCACCCAGGATGTCAATTTTGGAAATATCAACCGAAACAGCATTACTGAAGGAGCTGAATTTTCCACAAAAAGCACAGCCGATCTAAAGCGCCTTCAGCAAAAGGAAACTATATTAAGGTACCAGTTCATAAATGGGGTATTGAAGTCGGCAATGAGTATTGACCTTGCCAGTGCTAGCGATCTAAGAACAAGATTGGACCGTGTCCTTACTCATAAAGTTTGGGGGTATGTGATCTTCTTCCTTATCATGCTGCTCATATTCCAGGCGATCTATGACTGGTCAAGCTATCCTATGGATTTTATTGATGAAACCTTTGCAGCCCTAAGTGAATGGACAAAATCTGTAATGCCGGCAGGTCCTTTCACGAGCCTGATAGCCGAGGGGATCATCCCCGGCCTTGGAGGAATTGTTATTTTCATTCCACAAATCGCCTTTTTATTCCTTTTCATTTCCATACTGGAGGAAAGTGGATATATGAGCAGGGTGGTGTTTTTAATGGATAGGGTAATGCGCCGGTTTGGCCTAAGCGGGAAAAGTGTGGTGCCACTGGTATCTGGAACTGCCTGTGCAATTCCCGCAGTGATGGCAACGCGGAATATCGAGAACTGGAAAGAACGTCTTATCACAATTCTTGTGGTACCCTTTACCACCTGTGCAGCACGGCTACCCGTGTACCTCATTATCATTGCGCTGGTGATACCAGATCGCAGTTATTTTGGACTTAACCTGCAGGGGCTCACTCTTATGTTGTTATATCTTATAGGTTTTGGTACCGCCATTGGAAGTGCATGGATCCTTAATAAGATCCTCAAGATTCGTTCCCGCACCTATTTTGTGATCGAAATGCCCAATTATAAACTACCTATGTTTCGCAATGTCGGAATCAATGTGGTAGAGAAGACAAAATCCTTTGTGGTGGGTGCAGGAAAGATCATCCTGGCAATCTCTATTATCCTGTGGGTTCTTGCAAGCTATGGCCCGGGAGAGAATTTTGACCGCGCAGAGGAGATCGTAACCACAGAATATCAGGACCAGAATATTGAAGCAGGGGACCTTGAGGAAGAGATCGCCTCCTATAAATTGAAACATTCCTATATCGGGATCATTGGCAGGGCTATAGAACCCGCTGTTACCCCGCTGGGATACGACTGGAAAATTGGTATAGCTATTGTAAGTTCCTTTGCAGCACGGGAGGTTTTTGTGGGAACTCTTGCCACCATTTACAGCGTGGGAAGTGATGAGGAAGAAACGATCAAGAACAGAATGGCAGCCGAGACAAACCCGGTTCTGGGCGGGCCGTTATTCACCTTTGCCAGCGGGATAAGTCTGCTGCTCTTTTACGCCTTTGCCATGCAATGTATGAGCACCCTGGCAATTGTACAAAGGGAAACAAATACCTGGAAGTGGCCGGTGCTGCAGCTGGTAATTATGAGTGGGTTCGCCTACGTGGTTGCACTAATTGCCTTCCAATTATTAAAATAAAATAAGAATGGAAAATATACAGGAAATACTGGTTTTTATCACCTTCGCAATTGCAGTTGGTTATATGGTAAGCAGGTTTATTTGGAAACCGGCTTTTTTAAAGACCAGAAAAGAAAAGACTAAAGCCTGCGGGGTATCTGGCTGCGGCTGTGATTGATGTTTTTGCTGAAGGTGCTTCAGCTTTTATACCACCAAC
Protein-coding sequences here:
- the feoB gene encoding ferrous iron transport protein B, whose amino-acid sequence is MGKQINVALIGNPNTGKTSVFNQLTGLNQQVGNYPGITVEKKEGVCKLPRGLKAHILDLPGTYSLNASSLDENVVIELLLNKNDKDFPDVAVVISDIENLKRNLLLFTQIKDLEIPTILVINMADRMKRKGISLDIPLLEEQLNTKIALVSARKNTGIEELKQLILNYKKLPTEPCLNASVMDPEYFDRLRKAFPNQSLYKLWLVITQDVNFGNINRNSITEGAEFSTKSTADLKRLQQKETILRYQFINGVLKSAMSIDLASASDLRTRLDRVLTHKVWGYVIFFLIMLLIFQAIYDWSSYPMDFIDETFAALSEWTKSVMPAGPFTSLIAEGIIPGLGGIVIFIPQIAFLFLFISILEESGYMSRVVFLMDRVMRRFGLSGKSVVPLVSGTACAIPAVMATRNIENWKERLITILVVPFTTCAARLPVYLIIIALVIPDRSYFGLNLQGLTLMLLYLIGFGTAIGSAWILNKILKIRSRTYFVIEMPNYKLPMFRNVGINVVEKTKSFVVGAGKIILAISIILWVLASYGPGENFDRAEEIVTTEYQDQNIEAGDLEEEIASYKLKHSYIGIIGRAIEPAVTPLGYDWKIGIAIVSSFAAREVFVGTLATIYSVGSDEEETIKNRMAAETNPVLGGPLFTFASGISLLLFYAFAMQCMSTLAIVQRETNTWKWPVLQLVIMSGFAYVVALIAFQLLK
- a CDS encoding SCO family protein; this encodes MLQFFAKYKFFAIVLFIMSVIIIVSIYSILKPQEKLPVYQPDMVNTELVDTTVQWVRKYHKIADFQLLNQNGDTITQDFYQNKIYIADFFFTTCLDICPIMTDHMLEIQEKIKQDPEVLLLSHTVIPQHDSVPVLKAYALEKGIDNSKWNLVTGDKKQIYDLARKSYLASKTDGDGGPYDMIHTENFVLIDKSRRIRGFYDGTDPKAIDKLLDDLRILKAEYQN
- a CDS encoding FeoA family protein, with the translated sequence MKLTVANLKRGQKGIIKEFSVDTVPLKLLEMGCLPGNEVELVQMAPFRDPLYLNINGSHLAIRKETALQIEIDLIP